The Methanophagales archaeon genome segment ATTTGCAGTAACAGCATTAATTTAAAGACTGTGAAAACGCGAGATACCAGAGAGCAAGGTCAAAATCGCCGGTATAATCATTTATAGCATTGAAAGATTTCTTAAATACGTTATCCATGTCCCTGTTCTTACTAAGAAGCCAATTTACGGACAACCTCGCCTTTTGAATACTCTCTAATTCTATCTGCGATTTCTCTTTCTCTATTCCTATCTCTACTATATCTCTATTCACTCCTTAGAAACAACGATAAGAAATATGCCATTAGCGACCCAGCACACCCGGAGACAAAAGCCCCGAGTATAAGAATCGGTGCCCATTTTGAGGGTATCCACACGCCCGCATGAACTCCAATGCCTATCCAGGTAATCACCAAACACGCTACATTACCAAGACCTCCGCCTGTTACAGTTACACCCCCAACTCTGGATTTAGATTTAGATTTAGACGCTGACGCCATTAGCTCTACAATACTACCCATTGAAAGCAGAGCTACAATCGCATAAATGCCAAACCAGATTGGTGAAACGATTCCGTACCATGGTGTGATAATGATGCAAAAAGAAGCAATTAAGAGCGAAGTAACGATCCCTGCATATCTCTTTTTTATAATCACATATGCTAACGCTACCCAGAATACGAATATGAACCCACCCAAAAAAGCCATTCCCGCCGCAGGTCCCGGTACGCCAAGCCATTGAGTAAACGCCTTTATCGGTAGATAGGTGTTCAGCATAGCACTGCCAAGAGCAAACAGGAGCATCAAAGAAAGCTCATATACCTCGAAATACGATTTCAGGTTCATCTCTTTTTCTTACCCCCTATAAAATATAAAATATGGCGGTTTTCATATTTCTCAATCCATCCGCCGCCTTTGCCTCTACTCCTTTTTTCTTCTCCCTCATCACTTGCCAAGTATCTCGTACATCATTGGTATTGATATGGATTTACCCGCGTTTATCTCGTTCAACAATGTTTTTATATCCTCTACTCTGTATTTCTTCCAGCCCTGTAGGTTCGGATCGCTGTCCAATCTGCTAAAAAGGCGTGTTAAAACATCCTTCGCTTCGCTATTGTTCCCCACTTGCGAGCACGCACAGGCTAATCCGATATTACCCTCAAGCCAGTAGTTCTCATGAGCGATTTCGCGATTCGCTATCTCTGGATGCTCCACCAAATACTTAAAATCTTTTATCGCTTTATCATATTCGCCAAGGTCAAAATATGCTAAGCCCCGTTCGTAATATGCACCAGGAATGTCTGCAACTGCGGTTTCCTCTGATTCTATCATATCCGTGCACACGTTTATTGCTGCATCAATATGTTCCCTTGCTTCTTTATCTTTTCCCTGCTCCCTGTATATTTTAGCTAAAAACCGGTGCGCCTCGGCGACATAGCCAGAATCCGGGAAACTTTCTATTATCTCATTGCCATATTTTATCGCCTCGTCATACTTACCAAGTTGATAAGCAGCTATCATTCCGGGCATAAGCGCCAAATCCTGCTCCTCCGAGCCTTCTGCCATCGAGATATACTCAGTAGCCAGCGAGTATGCCTCATCATATTTGCCGAGTTCAATGCAAACTGGTGCCTGATGCTCCAGCGCCGTATCTATCCTTGCTAAATCAAGCGCTTTTTTGTAGCTCTCGTAAGCTTTTTCTATTTCGCCCATGGCGAGATAAGTTCTGCCCATATTGGTATATACCGCTGCAACTCCTTCCACTCCGGCTTTGTTACGTATCCAATCTTTGGATTCAAGCGCTTTCTCATATTCTGGAATGACCTTTGTTGCCCTATTGGTGTATGAATCTACATACAGGTATAGAGCATTTCCTTTGCCGAAATGCGCCAGTGCGTAATTCGGGTCTAACTCTAACACCTTATTAAAATCTGCCATTGCATTATCGAATGCCTCCTGTTCATCTGTAAGTCCCGCTTCTATATACGTCTGACCTGGAAGTTTGTCGTAATGATGGAAGAAGCTATCAGTCGCATAACAAGCGCCTCGATTGTAATACGCGTCCACAAACCCGGGATTCAACTCAATTGCCCTGTTATAATACTCAATCGCCTTATCGTAGTACCCTGCTTCTTGCGCCTCTTCGCCGAGATTGTAGTAATGCATGTATTGCGAACCGGTTACCAGTGTATAAGTGGCAGCCCCAAGAGCTATTATCAGCCCTATTATGCAGACCACAGCCACAATCTTAGCTCTGCTCTCTACCATTTTCCTTATTCTACCTTCCCTTATAGTGAGGGCTATGCTCCCCCCTTACCCTTTTTAATGCTCCAGAAGCTCATGACCGCGCCAATAGCGAAAACTATCGCTGCCAGAACCTCAGGCCATACCAGTGCCAGATAGTCCCCAATTGTTGTCGCTCCTGCTGTTATGGATACCGGTACACACATGTTTTCATATCCCTCCTATCCTTTTATTTTATACACTTACCCCAAAAATATGTAAATATATAAAACTATTATAAAAAAGATGTTACCATATACATTTAGTACAGACGGGATGTGTGCGCATGTCCCTGATGAACACAGTTCTTGCCTTCAGAATGGTTTTAAAATTGTCATTGAGTGCATTTCCCAGGGAATAATTCGGGAGATAGCAGCAGGGCGTTACTTCACCATTCCAGGCAACGAAAATGCTCCTCTTTACATAGATGCAGGGCAATATGTGCTCTCGCGGGAGATAAATCTTATATCGCTTCTCTTTGCTCAGTTTCTTCACCTCGCTGAACAGCGTCTCTTCCTCATCTCTCGTTATGTATCGCACGTCAGAGTCCACTTTGTATACATTAAAGAGTCTATGGAGGATTACTGCATCTATACCCAAATCTATGGCAGTTTCAATAAGGTCAGGAATTTCATCATAATTATCACGATATATGGTGATATCAAAATACGTTTTTGGGATAACCAAATTTCTATGCGACCGCTCACTTAGGAGTTTCTCCAGACCGGACTTGAATCTATCGAGAAAATCCATGTTGTAGATCCCGAAAGCGAGATCATTCAAGCCCGAGGCGAGGATGTTCCTCACATGCTCTTCAACGAGTATGCCGTTGGTTGTGAGGTTAGTTATCACGCCACGCGATTTTGCATAGTTCAGCATATCAAACAATTCAGGGTTTAAGAGCGGCTCACCCCAGCCGTGCAGTCCGACATAGCGGAAATTGTATGCGTCAAGTATATGCTTAAAATGTTCAAAAGAGAGAGAACCTTCCTTCTCCTCGAGATGCCGCCTCATGCAGATTTTACAGTTCAGGTTGCATTCTCTTGTAGGTTCTATTTGCAATGTCAGATAACTGAATATTCGCTTGAGCATTTTTGGTGAGGGAAGAAAAAATGAAAAAGGAGTGGCAGGTATTCCACTCACTTACTCCTTTATTCCTATTCCTCTACCTTCCCAGTATTTCGCCTTCTTAGCGGGTGGAAGAAGTTCAATACGAAGATGCTCCCGAGAACAGCGGCGCCTATAATCTGGCTCATCGCTATCGCCTGGGCTACTACTGCCCCACCCACTGTCGTTGCAGTTACACTTATTGGTGCACACATATTTTCTACATCACCTCACTTATTATTTATATTTTTAGTATATTTAAGACTTTCGGGTTTTATCTGTTTTTAAATTATGTATTATTTAACCCTCTCCACCAAATATTCACAAAAGATCATCATATCACTCTCCAATCTATTAAAAGTGAAGCTATAACGATGCTGAAGGTCGTGATACTCGCAATGTGCTATGAAACTTGTTTTAGCCATAGAATACCACTCTTTAAAACCGTTGGCTTTTAGATTTACTCTGTCCTCTGTGACAAAGATCACTTCTCTTTGTGTCGTTTTGGTTGGCACTGCCATTTCTTTGGGTTTCAGGGATAAAGGAAGCCTATAAAGGCTTGCTGAATGGTGACATTTTGGTGAGGGTTAAAAAGATTGGAAGAGAACCAGATTGAGGTGGATGATCAAGAGCAAAGTAAGTCGTATCTCAGCATCTTAGCCGGCTTGATTAAGGATGCTGCATTGGGCTATTACTTATGACTACTTAGAAGAGAACACCTTCGCCATCAAATATGGTTATATTTTTATACAACTTAGAACTTACTTTTAATTTAGAATACTAATGGAGTTATGAGGGCAGAATAGGATGGATAAAAAGGTGCTGAGAGGATTGCTGATAATTATCGTATGTGTGGTGCTGGTGACATCCGCGGTATCCGTGTTTGTGCTGCATTCTGAACATTCAGAACTTTTAGAAGGTTTTCTATATGGAGCGATAGGGGTAGGGCTATTCATGATAACAGCTAAGATACTGTCCCTGATACAGAAAGAGGGGAAGCAGGAGGATTGAGTTCGGTATACCGCCTTTCCTCATCTATTATTTCGGTGCGGCACTGGTACCGCTGCTGGGTAGGGGGAGAGCGAGGAAGTTTTTTCTCGTTGCTTTAGCCGCTTTGGGGCTTGTCTCCGTTGCGCTGATCCAACTCCATACCAGCTGGGTAATCCCCACTTTCCCGGGGGTCAAGCAAACATTTATTGCATGCCGATAGGCTCAGCCTGCTCAGCCTGATAATGGGGTATATATTCGCGTTAGCAGGCGGTGGTGCAATAATATACGGGCTCAGCACAATAAAGGAGGGGGTCAATATGTGTGGTAGTGTGGATTATTATACATAGGCGGTGTGATGGCGCTCTATGGCGTTATATTTGCAATATTGTAGAACGATGTGAGAAAACTCCTCTCTTATCACATTGTGAGCTAGTTAGGTTATACGGTAGCAGGCGTGGGAATGGGTGTTATGGGACTGAGACTGCATGCCGCCGCTACTGCTATGGCTACTAGT includes the following:
- a CDS encoding radical SAM protein — encoded protein: MSGIPATPFSFFLPSPKMLKRIFSYLTLQIEPTRECNLNCKICMRRHLEEKEGSLSFEHFKHILDAYNFRYVGLHGWGEPLLNPELFDMLNYAKSRGVITNLTTNGILVEEHVRNILASGLNDLAFGIYNMDFLDRFKSGLEKLLSERSHRNLVIPKTYFDITIYRDNYDEIPDLIETAIDLGIDAVILHRLFNVYKVDSDVRYITRDEEETLFSEVKKLSKEKRYKIYLPREHILPCIYVKRSIFVAWNGEVTPCCYLPNYSLGNALNDNFKTILKARTVFIRDMRTHPVCTKCIW
- a CDS encoding tetratricopeptide repeat protein; the protein is MVESRAKIVAVVCIIGLIIALGAATYTLVTGSQYMHYYNLGEEAQEAGYYDKAIEYYNRAIELNPGFVDAYYNRGACYATDSFFHHYDKLPGQTYIEAGLTDEQEAFDNAMADFNKVLELDPNYALAHFGKGNALYLYVDSYTNRATKVIPEYEKALESKDWIRNKAGVEGVAAVYTNMGRTYLAMGEIEKAYESYKKALDLARIDTALEHQAPVCIELGKYDEAYSLATEYISMAEGSEEQDLALMPGMIAAYQLGKYDEAIKYGNEIIESFPDSGYVAEAHRFLAKIYREQGKDKEAREHIDAAINVCTDMIESEETAVADIPGAYYERGLAYFDLGEYDKAIKDFKYLVEHPEIANREIAHENYWLEGNIGLACACSQVGNNSEAKDVLTRLFSRLDSDPNLQGWKKYRVEDIKTLLNEINAGKSISIPMMYEILGK